The Papaver somniferum cultivar HN1 chromosome 3, ASM357369v1, whole genome shotgun sequence genome includes a region encoding these proteins:
- the LOC113357009 gene encoding uncharacterized protein LOC113357009: protein MIIKEVNDSANKESSDGFSSSVNQRDDTKIAPSIDDEKASTKSVVDHSIPSAVIEVGNSSDMELIPSDVDEIDDSLEVNLIPPFLFVEEEDVDSLNDVSLRVKDVSKSLINDFFRLNQLKIGEEDNCTRRNCVQFFSENQ from the exons ATGATTATCAAAGAGGTTAATG ATTCAGCAAACAAGGAAAGTTCAGATGGATTTTCATCGAGTGTTAATCAAAGGGATGATACCAAAATTGCTCCATCTATTGATGATGAAAAAGCCTCTACGAAGTCAGTAGTAGACCATTCAATTCCGTCCGCTGTCATCGAAGTGGGTAATTCTTCCGATATGGAGTTGATTCCTTCTGATGTCGATGAAATTGATGATTCTCTCGAAGTAAACTTGATTCCTCCATTTTtgtttgttgaagaagaagatgtagatTCACTCAATGATGTGAGTTTACGAGTTAAAGATGTTTCAAAATCGTTGATAAATGATTTTTTCCGGTTAAATCAGTTGAAAATTGGCGAGGAAGATAATTGTACCAGAAGGAATTGCGTCCAATTTTTTTCAGAAAACCAATGA